One genomic window of Globicephala melas chromosome 8, mGloMel1.2, whole genome shotgun sequence includes the following:
- the ZNF408 gene encoding zinc finger protein 408 yields the protein MEEAEELPLEWERLQFAPDPRLGPDSGWSPSREGCAQGLKDLSPGPTRAILALKSLPRGLALGPSLIKEQRLGVWCVGEPLQPGLLWGPLEEESVSEQKGHGVKPKQKEDVSLGPWGDVCACEQSSGWTSLVQRGRLEGEGNVAPVRISERLHLQVYRVVLPGFELLMWPQPPSEGLSPTQPRLEEEASLAVVTEVESAVQQEVASPREDAAEPCTDPGHQSQPRIQAVSPGLKPRIQDQVSKESEPLGPLPQDGRVDEEDPPQTQMPPEPQSSSTPQQGPESSEASSSSSARGPQLHAYLVRKLRSPSDQRPPRAKTSEPGAQQSGEQQHPGFPACLRSAPGPVGGSPKRGRRYRCAECGKAFLQLCHLKKHAFVHTGHKPFLCTECGKSYSSEESFKAHMLGHRGVRPFPCPQCTKAYGTRRDLREHQVVHSGARPFACDQCGKAFARRPSLRLHRKTHQVPATPAPCPCPVCGRPLANQGSLRNHMRLHTGEKPFLCPHCGRAFRQRGSLRGHLRLHTGERPYRCPHCAEAFPQLPELRRHLISHTGEAHLCPVCGKALRDPHTLRAHERLHSGERPFPCPQCGRAYTLATKLRRHLKSHLADKPYRCPTCGMGYTLLQSLKRHQLSHQPEAPSSPPCVPPASSEPTVVLLQTEPELLDTCSERGGSPAPDVFEVTLSESQDKCFVVPEEPGPAPSLVLIHKDVGFSTWAEVVEVETGT from the exons atggaggaggcggaggagctGCCCTTGGAGTGGGAGAGACTGCAGTTCG CCCCCGATCCACGCCTGGGACCGGACTCAGGATGGAGCCCTTCCAGAGAAGGCTGTGCACAGGGACTCAAAGACCTCTCGCCCGGACCCACCCGAGCCATCCTCGCTCTAAAGAGCCTCCCGCGGGGCTTGGCCCTTGGCCCCTCACTCATCAAGGAGCAGCGCTTGGGGGTCTGGTGTGTTGGGGAACCCTTGCAGCCAGGACTGCTCTGGGGGCCACTGGAAGAGGAGTCTGTCTCCGAGCAGAAGGGCCATGGAGTGAAACCAAAGCAGAAGGAG GACGTGTCACTAGGCCCATGGGGAGATGTGTGTGCTTGTGAGCAGAGTTCAGGCTGGACTAG TTTGGTGCAGCGGGGAAGGCTGGAGGGTGAGGGAAACGTGGCCCCAGTGCGGATCAGCGAGAGGCTCCACCTGCAGGTGTACCGGGTCGTGCTGCCAGGTTTTGAGCTGCTGATGTGGCCCCAGCCTCCCTCGGAGGGCCTGAGCCCCACCCAGCCCAGGCTAGAGGAAGAGGCATCCTTGGCTGTGGTGACAGAAGTGGAGTCTGCTGTACAACAGGAAGTGGCCTCCCCCAGGGAGGATGCAGCAGAACCTTGCACGG ATCCTGGTCACCAGTCACAGCCCCGCATCCAGGCGGTGAGCCCTGGACTTAAGCCCCGAATCCAGGACCAAGTTTCCAAGGAGAGCGAGCCACTCGGCCCATTGCCTCAGGATGGCCGTGTAGATGAGGAGGACCCACCCCAGACCCAGATGCCACCTGAACCTCAGAGCAGCTCCACTCCCCAGCAGGGCCCTGAGAGCAGTGAGGCAAGTTCTTCATCTTCTGCCAGGGGCCCCCAGCTGCATGCTTACCTAGTCAGGAAGTTGCGTAGCCCCAGTGATCAGCGGCCACCCAGAGCGAAGACCTCAGAGCCTGGGGCCCAGCAGAGTGGAGAGCAGCAGCACCCTGGCTTCCCCGCATGCTTGCGGAGCGCCCCTGGCCCGGTGGGAGGCTCTCCGAAGCGGGGGCGACGGTACCGCTGTGCCGAGTGTGGCAAGGCCTTCCTGCAGCTGTGCCACTTGAAGAAGCATGCATTCGTGCACACGGGCCACAAGCCCTTCCTTTGCACCGAGTGTGGCAAGAGCTACAGCTCAGAGGAGAGCTTCAAAGCCCACATGCTGGGCCACCGTGGGGTGCGGCCATTCCCCTGCCCTCAGTGCACCAAGGCCTACGGCACCCGGCGAGACCTCAGAGAGCACCAGGTTGTACACTCGGGTGCCCGGCCCTTTGCTTGCGACCAGTGTGGCAAAGCCTTCGCCCGCCGGCCCTCCCTGCGGCTGCATCGCAAGACACACCAGGTGCCAGCGACCCCTGCCCCGTGCCCGTGCCCTGTGTGCGGGCGGCCCCTGGCCAACCAGGGCTCCCTGCGGAACCACATGCGGCTCCACACGGGGGAGAAGCCCTTCCTGTGTCCACACTGCGGCCGGGCGTTCCGCCAGCGGGGCAGCCTGCGCGGGCATCTGCGGCTGCACACAGGGGAGCGCCCTTACCGCTGCCCACACTGCGCTGAAGCCTTCCCCCAGCTGCCTGAACTGCGGCGCCACCTCATCTCCCACACTGGGGAGGCCCACCTGTGCCCCGTGTGTGGGAAGGCCCTCCGGGACCCCCACACGCTGCGCGCGCACGAGCGCTTGCACTCAGGCGAGAGGCCCTTCCCGTGCCCCCAGTGCGGCCGTGCTTACACGCTGGCGACCAAGCTGAGGCGCCACCTCAAATCCCACCTGGCCGACAAGCCCTACCGCTGCCCCACCTGTGGCATGGGCTACACTCTCCTCCAAAGCCTCAAGCGGCACCAGCTCAGTCATCAGCCCGAGGCACCCTCCAGCCCACCCTGTGTGCCACCTGCCTCTTCTGAGCCCACCGTGGTGCTCCTGCAGACCGAGCCAGAACTATTGGACACGTGCAGTGAACGGGGCGGGTCCCCAGCCCCGGACGTCTTCGAGGTCACCCTTTCCGAGAGCCAGGATAAGTGCTTTGTGGTGCCCGAGGAGCCAGGTCCTGCTCCCAGCCTGGTGCTCATCCATAAGGACGTGGGCTTTAGCACCTGGGCAGAAGTGGTAGAGGTGGAGACGGGCACCTGA